The genome window CATCCTTTGGGTGTAGTCCCAGTTCCTCCTTCAGTAGCCCGATTCTCTGATCACAAGCGTTTGCTTTTTCGTAATCCTCAAATATGACGAGAGCGACAACAAAGAACTCACTAGAGCCCTCGGCCATTTTCAGGCCGGTATCGCCACTCTCGTCAATAAACACAAGCACAGCATCATTCTACCAAAGTCCCGCTCGGGCTCTTAAATCCCACGCCCTCTCCGCGACTGCACTCGGATGGCGTTGCTCTTTAATCCAGCAGGCCGACTATTCCACTGAGCCCAGTAAGTTGACCCCGGGCCCCGTGCCGGAAGAGACCTTAGAGAAGATCCTCGCTGTCAGTCTCCCCGGGCACGTCCAAATTACTTAATATCCATGCATGGCCGAAGCAAAAGAGATCGAGCGGGCCGAGCTCCATAAGACCATCTGGCGCATCGCCAACGACCTGCGCGGCAGCGTGGACGGCTGGGACTTCAAGACCTATGTGCTCGGCATACTGTTCTACCGTTTCATTTCGGAGAACCTGGCCGGTTACCTCAACGAGCAGGAGCGTAAGGCCGGCCACAGGAACTTCGATTATGTCGCCTTAAGCGACAAAGACGCCAAGCGCGGCCGCGAGGCGACCATCGCCGAGAAAGGCTTCTACATCTTTCCTTCCCAGCTTTTCGCCAACGTGCGCAAGCGCGCCCGCCAAGACGCAAACCTCAATGAGACGCTCTCCAAGATCTTCAAGGCCATCGAAGGTTCGGCGCAAGGCACCGACAGCGAGGACGACCTCAAAGGTCTCTTTGACGACCTGGACGTCAACAGCGCCAAGCTCGGCCACACGGTGGCCAAGCGCAACGAGAAGCTGGTCAAGCTTCTAGATGCCATCGGCGACCTGCCGCTGGGCTCCGTCTCAGGCGCCAGCATCGACCTGTTCGGCGATGCCTACGAATACCTCATGCAGATGTATGCTTCCACCGCCGGCAAGTCCGGCGGCGAGTTCTACACCCCGCAGGAGGTCTCGGAACTTCTGGCCCGCATCACCGTTGCCGGCAAGACCTCGGTCAACAAGGTCTACGACCCAGCCTGCGGCTCAGGCTCGCTTCTGCTGAAATTCTCCAAGGTGCTGGGGCCAGGCAAGGTCCGCCAGGGCTTCTTCGGCCAGGAAGTCAACCTCACCACCTACAACCTCTGCCGCATCAACATGTTCCTGCACGACATCGGCTACGAGAAGTTCGACATCGCCCACGGCGACACGCTGACCGATCCTGCGCACATGGACGACGAGCCTTTCGAGGCCATCGTTTCAAACCCCCCATATTCAATCAAGTGGGCCGGCGACTCCAACCCAATCCTCATCAACGACTCGCGCTTCGCCCCCGCCGGCGTGCTGGCGCCCAAGAGCAGGGCCGACCTTGCCTTCACCATGCACATCTTGAGCTGGCTCGCCACGGATGGCACGGCGGCCATCGTCGAGTTCCCGGGCGTACTCTATCGCGGCGGCGCGGAGCAGAAAATCCGGCAATACCTCATCGACAACAACTACATCGACGCCGTTATCCAGCTCCCGCCCGACCTCTTCTTCGGCACCACTATCGCCACCTGCGTCATCGTGCTCAAGAAATCCAAGCGCGACAGCAAAATTCTTTTCATCGACGCCTCCGCCGAGCTCATCCGCGTCGGCAACAAGAATAAGCTGACCGACAAGAACCGCGAGAAGATCCTGGACGCCTTTATCTCGCGCAAGAATGCCGCCCACTTCGCCAAGCTGGTAAACAACAAGGCCATCGAGGAGAACGACTACAATATCTCTGTCTCTTCATACGTCGAGCAGAAGGACACGCGCGAAGCCGTTGACATCAAGGCGTTGAATGCCAGCATTGTGCACATCGTAAAGCGCCAGACCGAGCTCCGCACACAAATAGACGCCATTGTCGCCGATTTAGAAGGCGGTCGAGTGTGAGCCACATCGGCAAGCTCATCGCCAAGCTCTGCCCGAAGGGCATGAAATTCAAGGCCATCGGAGAGATTGCGGAGTGTTTCGCCGGTGCGACACCGGCATCTGGAGTGCTTACCTACTGGGAAAACGGAACTATCCCCTGGATGAGCTCGGGTGAAGTCAACAAGGGAACAGTTTATGACACCGACAAGAAAATAACTCAGGCCGCCTACGACTCCTGCAGCACAAAGATGGTGCCCCCCAATGCTGTCGTCATCGCCCTGGCGGGGCAAGGCAAGACTCGGGGGATGGTCGCCAGAACTCGCCTCGCGCTCTGCACAAATCAATCGCTATGCTCAATTATCTGCAGCGACTCAATGAGCAGCGATTTCCTTTACCATTACCTGCAGACCCAGTACCAGCAACTGCGCAGCGTGTCGTCTGGCGCTGGCGCACGCGGCGGTTTGAACCTGCAAATGATTCGCGTCTATCGCGTCCCCGTCCCTCCCCTTGAGATCCAGCATGAAATCGTGAGAGCTCTTAATATCTTTACGGAGCTGGAAGCGGAGCTGGAAGCGGAGCTGGAAGCGGAGCTGGAAGCGAGACGGCAGCAGTACAGACACTACCGCGATTCTCTCTTGACCTTCGACGCTATGAGAGAGAGAGAGAGAGAGAGAGAGACCGTAAGATGGGCGACGCTGGGTGAGGTTGGAGAATTCAGGCGAGGGCGACGATTCACGAACAAGGATTTCGTCGAGTCAGGAATTGGATGCATCCATTACGGAGAGATTTACACTCATTACGGCTTGTCTGCCCAGCGAACCAAATCATTTGTGCGCTCCGAATTAGGACCAACTCTTCGTATGGCTAAGACAGGTGATTTAGTGATTGCCGGAACAGGGGAAAACACCACGGACATCGGCAAGGCGGTCGCCTGGCTAGGCAAGAATGATGTCGCTGTTCACGATGATTGCTATATCTTCAGCCATTCGCTGAACCCAAAGTATATGGCTTATTTTTTCCAGTCAACTTCTTTCAGTAAGCAAAAGGTCAAATTTGCTGCGGGCGCGAAAATGATTCGCATCTCTAGCGAGGGGCTACAGAAGATTCACATCCCCGTTCCACCCCTTGCCGAGCAAGCTCGCATCGTGGCCATCCTCGACAAGTTCGACGCGCTCACCAATGACCTGGCCCATGGTCTGCACGCCGAGATCGCTACGCGACGCAAGCAGTACGAGCATTACCGCGACCGCCTGCTAACCTTCGAGGCTGCCGCGTGAGCGAACGAGCTCCCCGCTACAGCCCCATCGCGCTTTCCGATGAGAGCACCGTCGTCGCTGAATTCATCCCCGAATCCCAGGTCCGCGAGAAGGCTTACCAAGGCGAGGCCGCCTTGGAAGAGGATTTTATTGAACGCCTTGCGGCTCAAGGCTACGAATACTTACCCATCAAGAGCGAGAACGATCTGATCGCCAACCTGCGTGAACAGCTTGAGGAGCTCAACGACATCAAGTTCACCAGCAATGAATGGGAACGTTTCTTCAAGGAAAAGATCGCCGGGGCCAACGACGGCATCATCGAGAAGACCGCGCGTATCCAGGAAGACCACGTCCAAATCCTGAAGCGCGACGACAGCAGCGTCAAAAACATCTACCTACTCAACAAGGAACGCATCCACGAAAACCGCCTCCAAGTCATCAACCAGTACGGGGCGGAAGGCAAGCGCAAGAACCGCTACGACGCAACCATCTTGGTCAACGGCCTGCCGCTGGTCCATGTCGAGCTCAAG of Elusimicrobiota bacterium contains these proteins:
- a CDS encoding type I restriction-modification system subunit M, which gives rise to MAEAKEIERAELHKTIWRIANDLRGSVDGWDFKTYVLGILFYRFISENLAGYLNEQERKAGHRNFDYVALSDKDAKRGREATIAEKGFYIFPSQLFANVRKRARQDANLNETLSKIFKAIEGSAQGTDSEDDLKGLFDDLDVNSAKLGHTVAKRNEKLVKLLDAIGDLPLGSVSGASIDLFGDAYEYLMQMYASTAGKSGGEFYTPQEVSELLARITVAGKTSVNKVYDPACGSGSLLLKFSKVLGPGKVRQGFFGQEVNLTTYNLCRINMFLHDIGYEKFDIAHGDTLTDPAHMDDEPFEAIVSNPPYSIKWAGDSNPILINDSRFAPAGVLAPKSRADLAFTMHILSWLATDGTAAIVEFPGVLYRGGAEQKIRQYLIDNNYIDAVIQLPPDLFFGTTIATCVIVLKKSKRDSKILFIDASAELIRVGNKNKLTDKNREKILDAFISRKNAAHFAKLVNNKAIEENDYNISVSSYVEQKDTREAVDIKALNASIVHIVKRQTELRTQIDAIVADLEGGRV
- a CDS encoding restriction endonuclease subunit S, with the protein product MSHIGKLIAKLCPKGMKFKAIGEIAECFAGATPASGVLTYWENGTIPWMSSGEVNKGTVYDTDKKITQAAYDSCSTKMVPPNAVVIALAGQGKTRGMVARTRLALCTNQSLCSIICSDSMSSDFLYHYLQTQYQQLRSVSSGAGARGGLNLQMIRVYRVPVPPLEIQHEIVRALNIFTELEAELEAELEAELEARRQQYRHYRDSLLTFDAMRERERERETVRWATLGEVGEFRRGRRFTNKDFVESGIGCIHYGEIYTHYGLSAQRTKSFVRSELGPTLRMAKTGDLVIAGTGENTTDIGKAVAWLGKNDVAVHDDCYIFSHSLNPKYMAYFFQSTSFSKQKVKFAAGAKMIRISSEGLQKIHIPVPPLAEQARIVAILDKFDALTNDLAHGLHAEIATRRKQYEHYRDRLLTFEAAA